A window of Cynocephalus volans isolate mCynVol1 chromosome 3, mCynVol1.pri, whole genome shotgun sequence genomic DNA:
atgaatcttttcacaaactttttgaagtacccttgtatgtgtaatctaaaaagtcaaactcacagaagcagagggTTGAATGGTGGTTGCTGGGAGCTAGAAGgtggagaaatggggagatgttggtcaacaggtacaaatTTTTGGTTATAAGATGAATAACATATAATTATAACTTGTAAGTTCTCGGGATctaatgtatagcatggtgactacagttgataatactgtattatttacttgaaatttgctaagagagtaaatggatcacacacacacaaaaaaatatgaggtgatggatgtgttcattagcttgattgtggtaatcattttgcaatgtatatatacatcaaatcatcacattgtatattgtaAACATACACAATTTTGTCAATcataatataaaaaaacaaatctttgaTCTTTACAATATGATTGATAGCTGAATATCCTGCTACCTTCAAAcaaaggatgaaaaagaaaataaaagcacaacagCTAACACTTATAACACTCCCGGCTGTGTTTTAAGAGCTTTCCATATACTAACTAATCCCCATAACAATCCTCTGATTAGGTACTATCGTCATTATTAATCTCCACTTTGTAGATGGGGAgattgagatatagagaagtagCTTGCTTAACGTCATGGAGCCTTAACGTCATGGAGCAAATAtgggtagagctgggatttgaacccagatagcCCAGCACCAAGCTCCATACTCTTAACCAGGATGCTGTGTTTCCTTTCTAGTAAGGTGGCCTTTCCCTGCCAGCTCTTATCTGTCACTGAGCACAATACCACTATATCAGCTGTCCTCCAAATTTAAAACTCAGGCACAATCTTTGATGAAGCTCACCTTTAGAACCATTGCACACTACCAAGTCCCAACATTATCAAACCACCTATAAACGATTTGGGCCAAAGCAAACTAGTCCACACTACAACTTGGTAGAAAATGAAAAGCCACCCTCATGATTTTTCAAGCTCTGGACATTTTAGTGTATTATGTAACAGTTTTATAACCTTTGAGTTTCTTTAAGcattttgctgtgtttttcttttatttttcccatgagTAATTTTCACTGTTCTGCAAAAAGTTGGAACAAATTAAATGTCTAACAATTATTGGACTGCTTAAATAGGTAGGTTGTATAATGATATGTGTAGTATGATCCAgttttataattctctttttcaTATATCAATCCCTACTGACTGATTTCTAAAAGAAGGTAGTAACGATGTATacaaaaggctttttaaaaaccatctgCAGCAATAACTTTTCTTTGCATAATCATAATCTATCATTTTTGGCTTATCTCATTACATTTCCTGTGCTGTTTATACATTAAACTCTTTTGATGGTCacaattttctcagaaatagtaaataatattCCCGACTCATTGCTGTAAGAATGAGTGCTGAAAGAATGAGTAATCACCATAGCTCCTCAGAGACGGGCATAGGCACATCTCAGATGAGATAGAGCACTTCCAAATGACGTAAAAGGAATGCGTATTATACCACGTGTATCAGTTTAACAGAACAGTTAAGTGCTTTAACAGAGGAAAGCACAAGGCTGAGGTGTACCTAGTcctgggggtagggagagggaaGGCCAGGCATGACTCCAAGGAGATGACACCTGAACAGGCACTGGTAGGATGGGTAGGAGTTGGTGGGGAGAAACAGTGGGAAAGAGCACTTTGACACATAATGCTCATCAAACAGTAAGTATAGAAGAAAAAGTGGCAGTCTTTGACTTGATTTTACCTTGTAGAAAACTTCTTTCTCCAAGACTGGTAGTAATTTATGGTAAACCTACAGATATGCATGATAGAATACTTTCTatactttttgtatttatatCATGAGATTGGTGGAAGTTTGTAAGAAAGTTTTTTAAACAATGGAAAATCTTGTGTTTGCCTGCAAGATTGATACATATTATtaagaaatgtataaattagACTTACCAGACCACTCTTAAAGTTTTCAATCCTTTTCTTCCCTAACTTGCCAGTTATCCACCAGGCCCAGGTTGGCATATATTGCCACAAATATGGCATTGACAAAAAAGGTTGATCCGCAATCCAAACTTCTTTCAAATCATTGGCTATGCTGATTAACATCAGCCGCACACAGCGACTGGTTGCCATCTTATGGGACTGGTCTCCATTACTTCCTACAgtctaaaaacatttaaaaattaagtgaattCAGAGTATTTATCCAAGCTGTTACACAGAACTTTTAAGCTAGAAGGGACCCAAAGGCCATCTAGTTGAGTGGCTCCTTTAGTGGAGCCTCACATCCTTTAGGAGTCCGCATAGGTACTAACAGTGATTTATAAACATTTGTAATATTTCAAAAAGCCTAACAGAAGTCATACACTTACCAGATATGAGTATGCAGACTAATTAAGAAATgaagtttctttgcttttgattAGAATTGTTTCATCTTAATGTGCTTAATGATAATTATATTATCATTTTAGATCAAATCATTAAGACATGCATTTAGCAAAGGAATTCCCATAAAACATGGAATCCATGGGGATGAAATGGAGGTAGAAGATAAAAGGGGTTTCTTGATAGTGAAAAAAATGTGTTCCATAAGAGTGGTCACATGATAGTGGCTGCTCGTAAGTGGTATCGTAGCAATTTCATTAGCCATTATGAAAACTGAATGCCAAAGCATTCAGAATGTTAAGCTAACCTTAACAATTTTCCTAATGCCATGAGTTAAATTTTGTGAATAATTCATAAGTAGTTCTAACAGAAAAATCCTGATATAGAGTGATACAACAGCAATATATAATAAAGCATTCAAATTACTCTCCAACTAGAAATTTTACCTTTGTAACTGCCTCTGTTAGTGAATTCTTCACAATGTCTGATTGCACGGGTCCCGGGCAAATGTTAGAAACTGTTATACCTGGGTATGTGTCAAGTTCAGTTCGGAGGCCATTAAAAAAACCctaataggccaaaagaaaagggcAAAATTAAATACAGActcattttgtgatttttcaaaatatgttctgAAAGGCCTGAGTAAAGGACTGGTAGTGTAATCATTTTAATTGCAGGCCTGGAGATAATCTAGAACAGACATTCTCAGCTCTTTCCAGGTGCAAATGGTTCACCCCCTTTGGTAGTGGTGGCTCTTGTCATCAGTGATTTTTATGCTAGGCAAGCAATGGATAGGTAAAAAACTACCCCTGAAGATCTGATACACCCTCCTCATACTAATCTTCATCTCCCCACTCCAAAAGGGGTGCATGTCCTCCATTAAGAATCACTGAGGCCAGTTTTCTCTTTAttccccaaagtgatctaaagtAACAATGTCTGAGGCAGTGGGGAGAAAAAGGGGATTAGTACTCCACAGAAACTATCACAGAGGAAGAATTCAAGTTGTACAAtttatattactattttaataGAATGAATTcgtttcagcaaacatttatccTTTTGGGGTGAGAAGAGGGTACGTGGCTGCTATGggccaaatgtgtcccccaaaagatcatgtattggaaacttggtctccactgtaacagtgtgtattagtctgtttctgttacttacaacaaaatacttcaAATTGGGTgatctataagaaaataaaatgtattgcttacaatttcagtgactggaagtccaaagtccagggaacacacctggtgaaggctttctttggtggtaacttcagtgatggcagggcaTCACAGTgtgaaagtggtggagcagagagagactaacatcctcattcactctctttttaaagccctcagaccatggccatgaccaccatttttaatcctttcactacggcatggtcctgaaattttatcacctcttcaaggccccacctttcaattaccataatagaatttcccaccctcttaattgTCACAGCGGGGGtcaacttttgggggacactcaatccaaggtacagtgttaacagggtgggaaatccaattatatttgaaaggtggggtctttgagaggtcattgaattgtgaggactgtgccctcgggagtggattaacccattcagGTAGTAATGAGTTATcgtgggtgtggactggtggctttataaggagcacataaGAGAGCTCTTCccgttctcttgccatgtgataccctgcattgccacaaaACCCTGTAGAgaccagaagaaggccctcaccagatgtgccctctggaccttagtcttcccagcctccaaaactgaaaaaagaaataaattttgttcctttataaattacccagttcggATATTCcattataaatgacagaaaacagactaatacaatggctaaatgtaaatgtacaataaaatgtaatataattgcCTACTGAATTACTTTTGTAAAAACCCTCTAGACTTAAAGATATTGGCCATTTCTAGATCAATAAAGAGTAAACAAATCTACTTCCCCTCATCTCTTTACCTTAATTAGGAAATGTTCCATGACTACATTGTCACAAGGCTGAATTGACTATTGAAAAGCCTAAACAGCTAACCTATGGTACGTCCTATATGATCTGACAACGTTAAAGTTACCAGCCCTTAAATGCTGACAACTAACAAACACAGTGCCTGTGAGGATTCATGCTGTCAGAGACTGACACAGTGCCTGACTCAGAGATGGACTGAAAGAAATGCTTAGTGAAGAAATGGAGAACCCCATACCTTTAACCTTGTGCCCCTCTGTAGCAAAAAAGTAGAGAAGACACCAAGCAAGCCAATACATCGGACACTAAAATCTCTCCTTGTTTGAAATCACATCTAGTACAGTGTGTCAACTTTTCAATGATAAATAAGTTCACTCCCTAGCTTGATGGGAATCTGAGAAGGAAATATGCTCTTCAAAAAGAGCCTGCTGGTTTCTGTGTTTAACTACTGGTATAACTAACTAGAGTCTCAACCTGTCACATTCTATAAGAGGATCAAATCCAGCAGTAAACAGTGAGTCTTGGAGGGCACACCAGACAGATCATCTGTGTGTTTTATTGAAAGCATCCTGCATGTCTTATGAGATGCTTGGTGCCAAACAGATGGGGTGGCTGTCCTCCCTCATCTGCCTGCCTGAGGCTTGCCCAACTGTTCTACAGGAAGTGACTGACACCCCGTTACTAAATATGAGGAAATCATCAGTGTAGCATTCTGCTTCATCACTCTCTGCAGCCGTCAGCTCTTCACAGCAGAGAGATGTCCTGAATAACCAAAGCTTCAAGTTGTCATGAAGCTCTGATGACCATGCACCTATTGTATCTCATTATTCCAACAGTGAAACATTCTACTTAAACTGACCTTCAACAGCATTAGTTATAAATTTTGTGTCTCCTTTAATCATTCTTCCCCTATTGGCCTTATGATTTCTTCATATCTACTCTGAAGCCaacattaaaaattcattcatttctaatatttacaCGTTATAAATTATGCAACCCAAATCAAGCTTTTCTGCTAGCCTCTGCCTTGACTAGATTTTCTTCTTCCAATGAAACTACAGTGATTAGAGTCAAGGCTTTTCCCAGTAGGGATATGAGGCCCCGGATTAATCATCCAGTGGGCAGTACCTATTTCTGACATGCAAATTTAATTACACCaggtaaaaataaacatgaagtacaaggaggaagcaaaagaaatcacagaaatgGAAGTGGGGGATGAGTACATCCTGAAGTGTGTGTAGAAGAAAGGAGGGGTGAACCTCCAATTTGCCATGAAGATGTGGAAGGCATAAGGATAGGGTGAAGGGTGACTTACTGACTAGACTATATACTTCTCGAGGGCAGAGACTATATCTTATTATCTTTGTATCCGCACAATCTGTtgcagtgcttggcacagtacaggtgctcagtacatgtttgttgaataagttaGAGACAGGTGTGGCTCAAGTTGTTTTTAGCATTTACTGGGGACATCCTCTACCAAAGGGCTCTTGagtctttctttccatctccctACATCACTGCCCAATTCCAATGACCTCACAGACTACGGCCATATCCCCCATATACACATTTAGGTCAGTTCTATCAGAGTTGAGTTCAAGCAGCCTTACCCGAAGAGCATGTTTGCTAGCACTGTATCCACTGCCAAGGGGTGCAGATATAATACCCATGAGGCTATTCACAGTAACAATCTTTCCTTGCTTCCTCTCAATCATGTGAGGCAGAACACACTTTGTCAAGGACACTGTTCCTAAGAAGTTAAGTTCTATTAGCTCCTTGTAGACATCCATGCTGGTATCCACACACAAAGAACACTGGGATCTTCCACCATTGTTGATCAGAATGTCGATCTAGTTATACAAAATCAGAAAAGGGGATGTCCTGTGGATAGATTGATGAAATTTCTAGGGACAGTTGGTTATATTGTTAACCTGAAGAATCAATGGAACAAtggtttatttctagaattcagcaataagacaataaaatgaaaaccagaatTCACCAAAGGAACTAAATTCCCATTTCTAAGTGACTTTTTACAGAAGGTAATAagtgtcataaaaataaaaacagcagtgAATTTTTAGCTTCTTTTGTTCTACATGGAAGAATTAGTACTTGTTAAGGTATGAAAAGTACTAGTTACATAAAGACAAAGACTCAGAGATTATGAGGCCCAATCATGGGCCTGATCTTATTGCATAAAAGGGTTGCCTAAagccctttatttttaaaatttatttatttatttatttatttttaaaatgatagcaCCACAGATGGGAATCTCTTTTGCAGTTACTTCAAAGCAAGACTGTATCAATATAATATGCTACTTACTCTACCAAACTCCTGGAGAACTGCTTTGGTAGCCCCTTCATGGGAACTTCTGTCCATCAGGTCAAGGGGCAAAACGAGtacatcttttccttttaaattgccATTCTCTACATAAAGACACTTACAAATTAGTGTGGAAGTTATGCCATAGTTCAATCAAGATCCCTGCTACTCCCATTAAGTTTAACACCCATGCTACAATAGGAGTTGGCAACAAACTCATTTCTGGGTGGCCTTGTGAAAGTTTCTCTGAGTG
This region includes:
- the LOC134371942 gene encoding dehydrogenase/reductase SDR family member 7-like, with product MSTELLLCLLALCALLLLVVQLLRFLRADGDLTLLWAEWQGRRPEWELTDMVVWVTGASSGIGEELAYQLSKLGVSLVLSARRVDELERVKRRCLENGNLKGKDVLVLPLDLMDRSSHEGATKAVLQEFGRIDILINNGGRSQCSLCVDTSMDVYKELIELNFLGTVSLTKCVLPHMIERKQGKIVTVNSLMGIISAPLGSGYSASKHALRGFFNGLRTELDTYPGITVSNICPGPVQSDIVKNSLTEAVTKTVGSNGDQSHKMATSRCVRLMLISIANDLKEVWIADQPFLSMPYLWQYMPTWAWWITGKLGKKRIENFKSGLDADASYFTIWKKKRD